The Leptolyngbyaceae cyanobacterium genome has a window encoding:
- a CDS encoding adenylate/guanylate cyclase domain-containing protein, whose translation MRKKLKHFFWQWRGVWIKIPSVAGLVILLRLVGVLQSWEWAFFDGYMRWRPQQPVDDRIAIVAIDEADLENLKSTEVSDRVYANLIKKLKTRQPRAIGLDIYRNLPVEPGYRELVAVFNSTPNLVGIEKVAGTKSWEIVPPPPELKAKKQVGANDLLEDADRKVRRGFLYISDSEGNIVWSFATHLALHYLKKEGISLRRIEKTTYQIGKAKLIPFEANDGGYVNADDRGYQILLKYPAGGKHFESVSLRDVLSNKLPPQWGKDRIILIGKVGESYRDFFFTPYSSHLLGLAKPMTGVEIHANLVSQLINAAINGDTPIKSWPEIWENLWILLWAGVGGILAWQLRYVGGVSKVSLVRITAPFLAAGVLLASTYVAFLWGWWIPVLPPLLSLAGSAIATIVYIAQTAAEIRKTFGRYLTDEVVANLLESPSGLQLGGERKKITIVTSDIRGFTALSEELTPEEVVKILNIYLASMTDVITFYQGTIDKIMGDGILILFGAPTTRENDAERAVACAIAMQLAMQSVNEKIALLGYPPLEMGIGINTGEAVVGNIGSEKRAEYSVIGNQVNLAFRIETYTVGGQILISESTFKEVSYLVKIDSDLKIKPKGVKQALTVYEVSGIAGEYNLFLPKVEEVFFALPKPIPIQYMPLEGKQIKDSLFYGKLVKLSAKGAEVCCNNLESCALPPTLSNIKLNLLSENLMEISEDIYAKVLEKSTEPGSFYIRFTNKPLHIVTELNALYNSLA comes from the coding sequence ATGCGAAAAAAACTAAAACATTTTTTTTGGCAATGGCGGGGTGTATGGATTAAGATTCCCTCTGTAGCGGGGTTAGTAATTTTATTGCGGTTGGTAGGGGTCTTGCAGTCTTGGGAGTGGGCATTTTTCGATGGGTATATGCGTTGGCGACCCCAGCAACCTGTCGATGACCGAATTGCGATCGTTGCGATCGATGAAGCAGACTTAGAAAACCTGAAAAGTACGGAAGTTTCCGATCGGGTATATGCAAATTTAATCAAAAAATTAAAAACTAGACAACCAAGAGCGATCGGATTAGATATTTATCGAAATTTACCTGTAGAACCGGGCTATCGAGAATTAGTTGCCGTATTTAATTCGACTCCTAATTTAGTAGGGATCGAAAAAGTAGCTGGAACAAAATCTTGGGAAATCGTTCCGCCGCCCCCTGAATTAAAAGCTAAAAAGCAAGTGGGTGCGAATGATTTACTAGAAGATGCCGATCGAAAAGTACGGCGCGGCTTTTTATATATCAGTGATTCGGAAGGCAATATTGTCTGGAGTTTTGCCACTCATTTAGCTTTGCATTATTTAAAAAAGGAAGGCATTTCCCTACGGCGAATTGAAAAAACAACCTATCAAATTGGTAAGGCGAAATTAATTCCATTTGAAGCAAATGATGGCGGTTACGTGAACGCTGACGATCGCGGTTACCAAATTTTATTGAAATATCCAGCCGGAGGCAAGCATTTTGAAAGTGTTTCCCTGAGAGATGTTCTATCTAATAAATTGCCTCCCCAATGGGGTAAAGATCGAATTATTTTAATTGGTAAAGTAGGTGAAAGTTATCGAGATTTCTTTTTCACTCCTTATAGTAGCCATTTGCTTGGTTTGGCAAAGCCGATGACGGGAGTGGAAATTCATGCTAATTTGGTTAGTCAGCTGATTAATGCTGCCATAAACGGGGATACTCCCATCAAAAGTTGGCCAGAAATTTGGGAAAACTTGTGGATATTATTATGGGCTGGTGTCGGTGGCATATTAGCTTGGCAGTTAAGATATGTAGGTGGGGTTAGTAAAGTTTCTTTAGTGAGAATAACGGCTCCTTTTCTGGCAGCAGGTGTCTTGCTTGCGAGTACTTACGTAGCTTTTTTATGGGGGTGGTGGATACCCGTACTACCGCCTTTGCTGTCTTTGGCTGGTTCTGCGATCGCAACGATCGTTTATATTGCCCAAACAGCCGCCGAAATTAGAAAAACTTTTGGCCGATACTTGACCGATGAAGTGGTAGCTAATTTATTAGAAAGTCCGTCAGGTTTGCAATTAGGTGGCGAACGCAAAAAAATTACTATTGTTACTTCCGATATCAGAGGTTTTACTGCGTTATCAGAAGAACTTACACCTGAAGAAGTAGTAAAAATTCTCAATATTTATTTAGCAAGCATGACAGATGTCATTACATTTTATCAGGGAACTATTGATAAAATTATGGGGGATGGGATATTAATTCTTTTTGGCGCTCCTACTACCAGAGAAAATGATGCTGAAAGAGCAGTTGCGTGCGCGATCGCCATGCAATTAGCAATGCAATCTGTTAATGAAAAAATAGCTTTGTTAGGTTATCCTCCCCTGGAAATGGGTATCGGTATTAACACTGGAGAAGCAGTAGTAGGAAATATCGGTTCGGAAAAACGCGCCGAATACAGCGTAATTGGCAATCAAGTTAATTTAGCTTTTCGGATCGAAACCTATACGGTAGGTGGTCAAATTTTAATTTCCGAATCTACCTTTAAAGAGGTTAGTTATCTTGTCAAAATCGACTCCGATCTGAAAATCAAACCAAAAGGAGTGAAACAAGCGCTTACAGTCTACGAAGTCAGCGGTATCGCAGGTGAATATAATTTGTTTTTACCGAAAGTAGAAGAAGTATTTTTTGCTTTACCCAAACCGATTCCTATTCAATATATGCCTTTAGAAGGAAAACAAATTAAAGATTCTTTATTTTATGGTAAATTAGTTAAGCTGTCAGCCAAAGGAGCAGAAGTATGTTGTAATAATTTAGAAAGTTGTGCTTTGCCTCCTACTTTATCTAATATTAAATTAAATTTATTAAGTGAAAACCTAATGGAAATTAGCGAAGATATTTATGCTAAAGTGCTAGAAAAATCAACAGAACCGGGCAGTTTTTATATTAGGTTTACGAATAAACCTTTACATATAGTTACTGAACTAAACGCTCTCTACAATTCACTTGCTTAA
- a CDS encoding DUF928 domain-containing protein, translated as MILFPCLNRVGKIVSVLSPTLLLFSSLSPQLLAESRPEWKISLEFPPAEDRGAPSRTTGGGTRGPVCMEDGVLPLTALMPTPNNVGTTATTKPTFFMYVPKTIAKSAEFVVVDETGKEVYLSNFPLPTTNGIVKVDIPAASPLEVGKEYTWQFALVCDARERDKDRFVRGTIRPVELSSDLKQKLNGAASPLEKAKLLAGAKIWNDTLNILAQLRSTYPAEWQEFLKSVNLEALASQPIVECCTAEKSQLITGNQ; from the coding sequence ATGATTTTATTTCCATGTTTAAATCGGGTTGGGAAAATAGTCAGTGTATTATCTCCAACGCTGCTACTTTTTTCTAGTTTATCGCCTCAGCTTTTAGCTGAATCTCGTCCGGAATGGAAAATCAGTTTAGAATTTCCGCCAGCGGAAGATAGAGGCGCACCATCGAGAACTACTGGTGGAGGAACGCGGGGTCCCGTTTGCATGGAGGACGGGGTTTTGCCTTTGACTGCCTTGATGCCAACACCAAACAACGTAGGAACGACAGCTACTACTAAGCCAACATTTTTTATGTACGTTCCGAAAACGATCGCGAAGTCCGCAGAATTCGTAGTAGTAGATGAAACTGGCAAAGAAGTTTACCTGAGTAATTTTCCATTGCCGACTACTAATGGAATAGTTAAAGTGGACATTCCGGCTGCTTCGCCTTTAGAAGTTGGCAAGGAATATACCTGGCAGTTTGCATTAGTTTGCGATGCCCGAGAACGGGATAAAGATAGATTTGTCAGAGGAACGATCCGGCCTGTAGAATTGAGTTCGGATCTCAAACAAAAATTAAATGGGGCTGCTTCTCCTTTGGAGAAAGCTAAATTGTTGGCAGGTGCTAAAATTTGGAACGATACTCTGAATATTTTGGCTCAATTAAGAAGTACTTATCCCGCTGAATGGCAAGAATTCTTAAAGTCAGTTAACTTAGAAGCTTTGGCTTCGCAACCGATTGTGGAATGCTGCACGGCAGAGAAAAGCCAGTTAATCACGGGCAATCAATGA
- a CDS encoding type 2 lanthipeptide synthetase LanM family protein produces the protein MIVTQSDLVKIVDRARSLSELISIQLHTPNANQERELQLNDNLLNRWCEVVAQGNLQKFHKRLQWDKLNIIPAPYPPENPDFIDSQTLPAWAETLQNIVQTAFSIANGEFQKSSSAANLFAIEKGKPLPFEEVLRPALLVARQKLVTRLVSPSSSVQLPHLEVLSDSAYLSLERSLLHQLLNISGKTLKYEYARSRPLGQNLISLLNLLGKATPDKTQAKAEYDTFVQQILADGLLTFLKSYPVLARLMATAVDFWVEATAEFLQRLKNDLADIQQVFLSDGERGSGGAGERPNLNKHLGKVNKIQSALSDPHHSGKSVILLTFESGLKVVYKPKGLGIEAAFSEFLNWCNQQELPLHFKALKVCDRKTYGWVEYAEHLPCENAAAAKRFYQRAGMLLCLFYALRVVDCHKENLIACGEHLVLIDMETLMHQEVNLLTDLPEETAADTSVNLRFLDSVLRTGLLPRWEFSKNNRIAYDTSALGSIESGSSEISANVPILKGIPLSPHQYLDEIVDGFQQMYRFLIKKREILLAPDSPLAPMQNQRVRFIFRATRIYWTILQKSFEPQYLQDGIKRSIELEALARAFLVSPQKPDAWPIFHAEMKAMEQMDIPYFAAYPNSKDISFGLEEPIEEYFRETSYREVLTQLQNLNETDLAEQVEIIKGSFYARIVRNSASQKNLSLKQSILANDLSQITLLTKDQLWQEATRIAIEIKERAIWGADGSVKWISFAYIPNAERFQLMPLPEDIYNGNAGIALFLSALDYVRKTNQFPDLVRGALLPIRKFLQTANFESTRRFVRQGIGGGTGLGSIIYALVLISRFLQEESLIEDALGIANLITPKLIASDEQFDIMGGSSGAILGLLALYAETKDPGILQKANLCGQHLLANQISISGMPKAWKILGQKQYTGFSHGAAGIAYALLRLYEVNQDKAYLEAAREGLAYEDRLFSIEAGNWPDLRAFAQKNDRNFMVSWCHGASGIGLGRLGGLSILKTEQIDRDIEIALQTTQQHTLHDADCVCCGNFGRIETLLVAAQKLSRPELKVSAEQKAAWAIDRSRQAGGYLFPNLPNTVFTPSFFQGTSGIGYQLLRLANPEALPSVLLWSSIDR, from the coding sequence ATGATAGTAACTCAATCCGACCTAGTAAAGATTGTCGATCGAGCCCGTTCTTTGTCAGAACTTATTAGTATTCAACTACATACACCTAACGCTAATCAAGAGAGAGAACTACAGCTTAATGATAACCTCTTGAATCGTTGGTGCGAAGTTGTCGCTCAAGGAAACTTGCAGAAATTTCATAAACGGCTGCAATGGGATAAGTTAAATATTATACCAGCACCTTACCCACCAGAAAATCCCGACTTCATAGATTCCCAGACTTTGCCAGCATGGGCCGAAACCTTGCAGAACATCGTACAAACAGCTTTTTCCATTGCTAATGGAGAATTCCAGAAATCCAGCAGCGCAGCAAACTTGTTTGCGATCGAAAAAGGAAAACCTTTACCCTTTGAAGAAGTGCTGCGACCCGCCCTGTTGGTCGCTCGGCAAAAGTTAGTAACTCGTCTGGTTTCGCCGTCTTCATCCGTACAATTACCGCACTTAGAAGTACTATCCGATTCAGCGTACTTAAGTTTAGAACGCAGCTTACTTCATCAACTCTTGAATATTAGTGGCAAAACTCTTAAATACGAATACGCTCGTTCTCGTCCTTTAGGACAAAACTTAATTAGTTTATTGAATCTATTGGGAAAAGCAACTCCTGATAAAACACAAGCTAAGGCTGAATACGATACATTCGTGCAACAAATTTTGGCAGATGGGCTGTTGACTTTTTTGAAAAGTTACCCAGTGTTAGCCCGGTTAATGGCAACAGCAGTTGATTTTTGGGTAGAAGCAACGGCAGAGTTTTTACAACGCTTGAAAAACGATTTAGCGGATATTCAACAAGTATTTCTTTCTGATGGGGAGCGGGGGAGCGGGGGAGCGGGGGAGCGCCCGAACCTTAACAAACATTTAGGAAAAGTAAATAAAATACAATCTGCCCTCTCAGATCCCCACCATAGTGGAAAAAGCGTAATTTTGCTCACCTTTGAATCTGGATTGAAAGTAGTTTACAAACCGAAAGGATTAGGTATAGAAGCGGCTTTTAGCGAGTTTTTAAACTGGTGCAATCAGCAAGAATTACCATTACATTTTAAAGCTTTAAAAGTTTGCGATCGCAAAACCTACGGTTGGGTAGAATACGCCGAACACCTACCTTGTGAAAACGCAGCAGCCGCCAAACGTTTTTATCAAAGAGCGGGGATGTTGCTCTGCCTGTTTTACGCCCTGAGAGTAGTTGATTGTCACAAAGAAAACTTAATTGCCTGCGGCGAACATTTGGTGCTAATTGACATGGAAACCTTAATGCACCAAGAAGTAAATCTTCTTACCGACTTACCAGAAGAAACCGCCGCCGATACATCTGTAAATTTACGATTTTTAGACTCGGTTTTACGCACTGGATTGTTACCGCGTTGGGAATTTAGCAAAAATAACCGGATTGCCTACGATACGAGTGCTTTAGGCAGCATCGAGTCCGGTTCCTCAGAAATTTCTGCCAACGTACCGATTTTAAAAGGAATTCCCCTATCACCGCATCAATATCTCGATGAAATAGTCGATGGATTCCAGCAAATGTATCGCTTCTTAATCAAAAAGCGAGAAATTCTCTTAGCACCTGATAGCCCTCTCGCGCCGATGCAAAATCAACGAGTGAGATTTATTTTTCGGGCTACCAGAATTTATTGGACGATTTTGCAAAAAAGCTTTGAACCGCAATACCTCCAAGATGGAATCAAGCGCAGCATCGAACTGGAAGCCCTCGCCCGTGCTTTTCTCGTCTCTCCCCAAAAGCCAGATGCTTGGCCGATTTTCCATGCGGAAATGAAAGCGATGGAACAGATGGATATTCCCTATTTTGCTGCTTACCCAAACAGTAAAGATATCTCTTTTGGCTTAGAAGAACCGATCGAAGAATATTTTAGGGAAACCAGCTACCGAGAAGTTTTAACTCAATTGCAAAATCTCAACGAGACAGATTTAGCCGAACAAGTAGAAATTATTAAAGGTTCTTTTTATGCTAGGATAGTGCGAAATTCCGCTAGTCAAAAAAATCTCAGCTTAAAGCAGTCAATTCTTGCCAATGATTTATCGCAAATTACTTTACTAACTAAAGATCAACTATGGCAAGAAGCTACTCGCATTGCCATAGAAATTAAAGAAAGAGCGATTTGGGGTGCTGATGGTAGCGTGAAATGGATTAGCTTTGCCTATATTCCGAATGCAGAGCGCTTTCAATTGATGCCTTTGCCAGAAGATATTTATAACGGCAATGCAGGTATTGCTTTATTTTTATCAGCTTTAGATTATGTAAGGAAAACCAACCAATTCCCGGATCTGGTGAGAGGCGCGTTACTACCAATTCGGAAGTTTTTGCAAACAGCCAATTTTGAATCAACTCGCCGATTTGTCCGCCAAGGGATTGGTGGAGGAACCGGGCTAGGTTCGATAATTTACGCATTAGTTCTGATTAGCCGTTTTTTACAGGAAGAATCGTTAATAGAAGATGCTTTGGGAATTGCTAATTTAATTACTCCGAAATTAATTGCCTCTGACGAACAATTTGATATTATGGGCGGTTCATCCGGGGCGATTTTAGGATTATTGGCGTTATACGCTGAAACAAAAGACCCGGGGATTTTGCAAAAAGCGAACCTCTGCGGTCAGCACTTGCTAGCTAATCAAATTAGCATTAGCGGAATGCCGAAAGCTTGGAAAATTTTGGGTCAGAAACAATATACCGGTTTTTCCCACGGTGCGGCTGGAATTGCTTATGCTTTATTGCGACTTTATGAAGTAAATCAAGATAAAGCATACCTAGAAGCAGCTAGGGAAGGACTTGCTTACGAAGATCGTTTATTTTCGATTGAAGCTGGCAATTGGCCTGATTTACGGGCTTTTGCTCAAAAAAACGATCGCAATTTTATGGTTAGTTGGTGTCATGGGGCGTCTGGAATTGGCTTGGGGCGGTTGGGCGGTTTATCTATATTAAAGACGGAACAGATCGATCGCGATATCGAAATCGCCCTCCAAACGACCCAACAGCATACGTTACACGATGCTGATTGCGTCTGTTGCGGCAACTTCGGGCGAATCGAAACCCTATTAGTCGCCGCCCAAAAATTATCTCGCCCAGAATTAAAAGTATCTGCCGAACAAAAAGCAGCTTGGGCGATAGATCGATCGCGACAAGCCGGCGGCTACCTATTTCCCAATTTACCCAACACCGTTTTTACTCCCAGTTTCTTTCAAGGAACCTCTGGGATTGGCTACCAGTTGCTTCGGTTAGCAAACCCAGAAGCATTACCCTCCGTATTATTATGGAGTAGTATCGATCGGTAG
- a CDS encoding Nif11-like leader peptide family RiPP precursor → MFQAQIQPINAEDLPVEEFRFIKAQVAMANLCSAIEEDEAFKAQLTSAETPQTFFQIAAENGYEFSISDLEDTLRLALEQPDLNFDEFDDYELSEDELEMVAGGTAFRMAVQRTSYWHDTGIQFSGKCFYLDSEGLERRSTVVKLLKVMEECEFKGNGEIVFRDTDGINDGQTSVTMKGFVYGSSISTRKVDSADFSWELF, encoded by the coding sequence ATGTTCCAGGCGCAAATCCAACCAATCAACGCAGAAGACTTACCAGTAGAGGAGTTTCGGTTCATCAAAGCACAAGTGGCAATGGCCAATTTATGCAGTGCTATTGAAGAAGATGAGGCATTCAAAGCTCAATTAACATCTGCCGAAACACCCCAAACTTTTTTCCAAATCGCTGCCGAAAATGGCTATGAGTTTAGCATCTCGGATTTAGAAGATACCTTACGATTGGCATTAGAACAGCCAGATCTCAACTTCGATGAATTCGACGACTACGAACTCAGCGAAGACGAATTAGAAATGGTAGCTGGCGGTACAGCCTTCCGGATGGCAGTTCAAAGAACCAGCTATTGGCACGACACTGGTATCCAGTTTAGTGGTAAGTGCTTTTACTTAGATAGTGAGGGTTTGGAAAGACGATCGACAGTAGTTAAGCTACTGAAAGTTATGGAAGAATGCGAATTTAAAGGCAATGGAGAAATTGTCTTTCGAGATACCGACGGTATTAATGACGGACAGACTTCCGTGACGATGAAAGGCTTCGTTTATGGTAGTTCTATAAGTACTAGAAAAGTCGATTCCGCCGATTTTTCTTGGGAACTTTTCTGA
- a CDS encoding Nif11-like leader peptide family RiPP precursor: MSNSLNAQASRERPMVQKFLQPIQAEDLPAEDFRFIQAQQAIYELCKAVFENGDLKSDLQNAKSPETFLKIAHEYGYHFTFSDLQFAIDFALERTHLNNTISDEFDDYELSEEELEMVAGGTATRRAVTNNSYWHFTGILVNQQCFHLLDRSTEARNTIETAMLNMELFVYKGNNQVEAIDLDGQYSSYIIENISYDGLAVGLLQDTSDREAWSNYSSGSIFNLLL; encoded by the coding sequence ATGTCAAATTCGCTCAACGCTCAAGCTAGCCGGGAGAGACCGATGGTGCAAAAATTTCTTCAGCCAATCCAAGCAGAAGATTTACCAGCCGAAGATTTTCGTTTTATTCAAGCTCAACAAGCCATTTACGAACTGTGTAAAGCTGTATTTGAAAACGGCGATTTGAAGTCAGACTTACAAAACGCCAAAAGCCCCGAAACTTTTCTGAAAATTGCTCACGAATACGGGTATCATTTTACATTTTCGGACTTGCAATTTGCCATCGATTTTGCCTTGGAGCGAACCCATTTAAATAATACAATTTCTGACGAATTCGATGATTACGAACTAAGTGAAGAAGAATTAGAAATGGTGGCGGGTGGTACAGCGACGAGAAGAGCAGTAACTAACAATAGTTATTGGCACTTTACTGGTATTTTAGTTAACCAGCAATGTTTTCACTTACTCGATCGATCGACGGAAGCACGCAACACAATAGAAACGGCGATGCTCAATATGGAATTGTTTGTTTACAAGGGTAATAACCAAGTTGAAGCGATCGATTTGGACGGTCAATACTCTTCTTACATCATCGAAAACATTAGCTATGATGGGCTAGCTGTTGGTTTATTACAGGATACTTCAGATCGAGAGGCATGGAGTAATTACTCGTCTGGTAGCATATTTAATCTGCTTCTTTAG
- a CDS encoding S-layer family protein yields MISSWVIGLVLSTQNAVAQLIPDATLGSESSRINPLLINELPSNQINGGAIRGSNLFHSFREFNVGEGQGVYFGNPTGIDRILTRVTGGNISQILGTLGVLGNADLFLINPQGILFGPNSRLDLNGSFIGSSASSIKFADGVEFSATNPQTPPLLNINVPIGLQYGINPGSTIDRSTDGTQEPTLQVPQGKTFALVGGDVRLEGGTIKASQGRIELGSVGDDSLVNLTPIDRGWALNYDRVQNFRDINLSQGAIVDASGEGGGDIQVQARSLTMTEGAVLYYANQGSDPGGNIDITTTESVELIGGLNPAFVEIPTYTEISNFTLGSGTAGNLTVKTQRLTVRDGAFIATVANGDGNAGNLTIQASELTELVGIVPDQPWLPSGLFTQTVSPDPENPFFTSNGGNLTLETKRLIVRDGALITSNTFTAGRAGNLTVRASESIELIGTNPDPTFSGGIAAGVESGATGNSGNLTIETKRLTIQGGGQIATSTFSEGNAGELIVNAAESIELIGAAPDANIRQGSSGLFASAEIDTVITGEPAKGRVGDLRITTGRLIVRDGARISADNFGSNLGGDLTINAQQLIVQNGGTVRAGAFGEGPGGTLNANVTDLVQISGKGTLGGQEINSAISVRSEGTGGAGSLEIDARAIQLDNFGQLTADSSAGEGNINLQLGESLILRRNSAITTNSTGSDPGGNININTDNLVALENSDITANAVNSRGGQVIINTSAIFGTQFRELDSPLTSDITATSDLGAQFSGTVEINTPDVDTSAGLVELPVTVVDVEGLVARNFCTPEQVANSSFVVTGRGGLPPNPNDALTNEIVVVEWAGREQGSTGAGVQRSRSAGEILSAKNSPHSPIPPSPHPLSPSQIREAQGWVVAADGKIFLTDEAPKVTFNSSGLIHPSCSRSQSR; encoded by the coding sequence TTGATAAGTTCCTGGGTAATTGGACTCGTACTATCAACGCAGAATGCCGTAGCGCAACTAATCCCCGATGCCACATTAGGCAGTGAAAGCTCCCGAATTAATCCCTTACTCATCAACGAGCTTCCCAGCAATCAAATAAATGGAGGAGCGATTCGCGGCAGTAATCTGTTCCACAGTTTTCGGGAATTTAACGTAGGAGAAGGGCAAGGTGTATATTTTGGCAATCCAACCGGCATAGACAGAATTTTAACGCGAGTAACGGGCGGAAATATATCTCAAATTTTAGGAACTTTAGGAGTTTTAGGAAATGCTGACTTATTCTTAATTAATCCCCAAGGAATTCTGTTCGGCCCTAATTCCAGATTAGATCTGAACGGTTCATTTATTGGCAGTAGTGCGAGTAGTATCAAATTTGCCGATGGCGTAGAATTTAGCGCTACTAATCCCCAAACTCCACCGTTATTAAATATCAATGTTCCCATAGGTTTGCAATATGGGATAAATCCCGGTTCTACGATCGATCGCAGTACTGACGGGACTCAAGAACCAACCCTACAAGTGCCTCAAGGAAAGACTTTTGCCCTAGTAGGTGGAGACGTGCGGCTGGAAGGCGGCACCATCAAAGCATCCCAAGGAAGAATAGAATTAGGCAGCGTTGGGGATGATAGCTTAGTTAACTTAACTCCCATCGATCGAGGTTGGGCGTTAAATTACGATCGCGTACAGAACTTTCGAGACATCAATCTATCCCAAGGAGCCATCGTCGATGCCAGCGGAGAAGGCGGCGGCGATATCCAAGTACAAGCAAGAAGCCTCACCATGACAGAAGGAGCGGTACTTTATTATGCCAACCAAGGCTCCGATCCTGGTGGAAATATCGATATCACCACTACCGAATCAGTAGAACTGATCGGCGGACTTAACCCGGCTTTTGTCGAGATACCTACTTACACCGAGATCTCGAACTTCACTCTAGGAAGTGGGACTGCTGGCAATTTGACTGTAAAAACCCAAAGATTAACCGTTCGAGATGGTGCTTTTATCGCTACCGTGGCTAACGGTGACGGTAATGCTGGCAACTTAACCATACAAGCTTCCGAATTAACGGAATTAGTTGGCATCGTGCCGGATCAACCTTGGTTACCTAGCGGTTTATTTACCCAAACCGTATCTCCCGATCCAGAAAATCCATTTTTTACCAGTAATGGGGGAAATCTCACCCTAGAAACAAAACGATTGATCGTCCGCGATGGAGCATTAATCACCAGCAATACGTTTACAGCAGGTCGAGCGGGCAATTTGACCGTCAGAGCTTCCGAGTCGATCGAACTGATCGGTACCAATCCCGACCCAACATTTTCAGGTGGTATTGCAGCAGGAGTCGAGTCAGGAGCTACTGGCAATAGTGGCAATTTAACTATTGAAACTAAGCGACTCACCATTCAAGGTGGAGGACAGATTGCCACTTCTACTTTTAGTGAAGGGAATGCCGGGGAATTGATTGTCAACGCCGCCGAGTCGATCGAACTGATCGGAGCCGCCCCAGATGCAAACATAAGGCAGGGTAGTAGTGGTTTATTTGCTTCCGCAGAGATCGACACTGTTATTACAGGTGAGCCGGCTAAAGGTAGGGTAGGGGATTTAAGAATTACCACTGGCAGGTTAATTGTCCGGGATGGTGCGAGGATCTCAGCCGATAATTTCGGGTCAAATTTAGGCGGGGATTTAACAATTAATGCACAGCAGCTAATCGTGCAAAATGGTGGAACGGTTAGGGCTGGTGCTTTTGGTGAAGGCCCGGGCGGAACTTTAAACGCGAACGTTACCGATTTAGTGCAAATCAGTGGTAAAGGTACGCTTGGAGGTCAGGAAATTAACAGCGCTATATCAGTACGCAGTGAAGGAACTGGAGGCGCTGGTAGCTTAGAGATCGATGCTCGCGCGATTCAACTGGATAATTTTGGTCAATTGACGGCTGATAGCAGCGCCGGTGAAGGCAACATCAACCTCCAGTTAGGGGAATCATTGATATTACGCCGCAATAGTGCAATTACCACCAACTCCACAGGCTCCGATCCGGGAGGCAACATCAATATTAATACTGATAATTTAGTGGCTTTGGAAAATAGCGATATCACCGCTAACGCCGTGAATAGCCGGGGCGGTCAAGTCATCATTAATACTTCTGCGATCTTCGGAACGCAGTTTCGAGAGCTAGATTCACCCCTCACTTCTGACATTACTGCCACTTCTGATTTAGGAGCGCAGTTTAGCGGTACGGTAGAAATTAATACGCCGGATGTCGATACTAGTGCTGGTTTAGTAGAGTTACCCGTTACGGTAGTTGATGTGGAAGGATTGGTTGCTAGAAACTTCTGCACTCCCGAACAAGTGGCAAACAGTTCTTTCGTAGTAACCGGTCGAGGTGGCTTGCCTCCCAATCCCAACGACGCCCTGACTAATGAGATCGTAGTTGTTGAGTGGGCGGGGCGGGAGCAGGGGAGCACAGGTGCAGGGGTGCAGAGGAGTAGAAGCGCAGGGGAAATACTTTCGGCAAAAAATTCTCCCCATTCCCCCATCCCCCCATCCCCCCATCCTCTCTCACCCTCTCAGATTCGAGAAGCTCAAGGCTGGGTAGTAGCGGCGGACGGAAAAATTTTTTTGACTGACGAAGCGCCGAAAGTAACTTTTAATAGTTCTGGTTTAATTCATCCCAGTTGTAGCCGATCGCAATCCAGATAA